A genomic region of Mesobacillus jeotgali contains the following coding sequences:
- a CDS encoding S8 family peptidase, translating into MKKKKVLGAALLSMTMGLSMFTAGAFGQAPEAQDSYRVLIQGPKAEQAKAKDQFGKRWDFGANGFTTTVNAKQYQALLKNKNLNVETVSQVQLEAKPGSVAQAAPTDQTPWGMEAIYNDSNLQATSGGNGVKVAVLDTGVNVNHADLAGSDEQCKDFTQRKSPLVNNSCSDKNGHGTHVAGTVLAHGGTGLGIYGVAPEADLWAYKVLNDRGSGYSDDIAGAIRHAADEAARTGSKVVISMSLGSSSKSTMIADAVDYAYGKGVLVVAAAGNSGPNANTIGYPGALTNAVAVAALEDVQENGTYRVADFSSRGNPLTDGDYVIGELDVELSAPGRAIESTWYDGSYNTISGTSMATPHVSGLAAKIWAANPSMSHTQLRAELQNRAKANDILGGSGAASGDDYASGFGFPRVK; encoded by the coding sequence ATGAAAAAGAAGAAAGTACTAGGAGCCGCACTATTAAGCATGACAATGGGTTTATCTATGTTTACGGCTGGTGCATTTGGCCAGGCGCCAGAGGCACAGGATTCTTACCGGGTATTAATTCAGGGTCCGAAAGCTGAACAAGCAAAGGCAAAGGATCAATTCGGAAAAAGATGGGATTTCGGAGCGAATGGTTTTACAACTACAGTTAATGCAAAGCAATACCAGGCACTACTTAAAAATAAGAATCTTAATGTAGAAACTGTTTCCCAGGTACAGCTGGAGGCTAAGCCGGGTTCTGTCGCTCAGGCAGCGCCAACCGATCAGACACCATGGGGAATGGAAGCAATCTATAATGATAGCAATCTACAGGCAACATCTGGTGGTAACGGTGTTAAGGTAGCGGTTCTCGATACTGGAGTCAATGTGAACCATGCAGATTTAGCAGGCAGTGATGAACAATGTAAAGATTTTACACAAAGAAAATCACCACTCGTCAATAACTCTTGCTCCGATAAAAATGGCCATGGAACTCATGTTGCAGGAACAGTTCTTGCTCATGGCGGAACAGGTTTGGGAATTTACGGAGTTGCGCCAGAAGCAGACCTCTGGGCTTATAAAGTGTTGAATGACAGAGGATCAGGCTATTCTGATGATATCGCAGGAGCAATCAGGCATGCTGCGGATGAAGCAGCTCGAACAGGCTCAAAAGTAGTCATTTCGATGTCACTTGGATCAAGCAGCAAGAGCACGATGATTGCTGATGCTGTTGATTATGCATATGGAAAAGGCGTCCTCGTAGTTGCAGCAGCTGGAAACAGCGGGCCAAATGCCAATACAATTGGTTACCCAGGTGCCCTTACTAATGCAGTAGCAGTTGCCGCTTTAGAAGATGTCCAGGAAAACGGTACATACCGTGTCGCTGACTTCTCATCCCGCGGAAACCCGCTGACAGATGGAGACTATGTCATCGGTGAGCTTGATGTGGAACTTTCAGCACCAGGAAGAGCAATCGAATCAACTTGGTATGACGGTTCATATAACACAATCAGCGGAACATCGATGGCAACACCGCACGTTTCCGGATTGGCAGCGAAAATCTGGGCTGCAAATCCAAGCATGAGCCATACACAACTTCGTGCTGAGCTTCAGAACCGTGCAAAAGCTAACGATATTCTCGGCGGATCAGGAGCAGCATCTGGTGATGACTATGCTTCAGGATTTGGATTCCCACGTGTGAAGTAA
- the zupT gene encoding zinc transporter ZupT, whose amino-acid sequence MTEEILFAFGLTLFAGLATGIGSILAFFTSRTNTKFLSIALGFSAGVMIYVSMIEIFVKAKDSLVSAMGVQLGNWATVGGFFAGILLIALIDKFIPKQGNPHELKKVEDMNAPSNAAHDAALLKMGTFTALAIGIHNFPEGIATFTSAIQDPALGVAIAIAIAIHNVPEGIAVSVPVYFATGDKKKAFKLSFLSGLSEPIGALAAYLFLMPFLNDIMFGVIFAAVAGIMVFISLDELLPAAKKYDESHLAIYGLIAGMAVMAVSLLLFI is encoded by the coding sequence ATGACAGAGGAAATTTTATTCGCATTTGGTTTGACACTGTTTGCAGGTCTTGCCACTGGGATCGGCAGTATTCTTGCCTTTTTCACATCCCGGACCAATACAAAGTTTCTTTCAATTGCACTTGGGTTTTCAGCAGGTGTGATGATTTATGTGTCGATGATTGAAATCTTCGTCAAAGCGAAGGATTCCCTCGTTTCTGCGATGGGTGTGCAATTAGGCAACTGGGCAACAGTCGGCGGTTTTTTCGCTGGTATCCTGTTAATTGCCTTGATCGATAAGTTCATACCAAAGCAGGGAAATCCTCATGAACTAAAAAAGGTTGAGGATATGAACGCGCCGTCTAATGCTGCCCACGATGCAGCCTTGTTGAAAATGGGCACCTTCACAGCTCTGGCAATCGGGATTCACAATTTCCCGGAAGGAATCGCGACTTTTACATCTGCAATCCAGGACCCTGCTTTGGGTGTGGCAATTGCCATCGCGATCGCCATCCACAACGTTCCTGAGGGAATTGCCGTTTCCGTACCAGTTTATTTTGCGACAGGAGATAAGAAGAAAGCCTTTAAACTATCATTCTTGTCCGGGTTATCCGAGCCTATCGGTGCACTTGCAGCATACCTATTCTTAATGCCATTCCTGAATGACATTATGTTTGGCGTCATTTTCGCGGCTGTAGCTGGCATCATGGTATTCATCTCGCTAGATGAATTACTGCCGGCGGCAAAAAAATATGATGAATCACATCTAGCTATTTACGGTTTAATTGCCGGGATGGCAGTAATGGCCGTGAGTCTGTTGCTGTTTATTTAA
- a CDS encoding S1C family serine protease, producing MNEFEQSSRYQEPVPVKKTNKFKSIMSTVMAGVVGSAITLAAVNFTEADAGNQLQSQIESVTENNSNIVTTPTASKSSGSIADIIEASSKSIVGITNIQSQSNPFSQSQGNVESGSGSGVIFKKEGQDAFIVTNNHVIEGASKVEVSLYNGEKVDAEVVGADALTDLAVVKIDAAHAADVIEFGDSSVLRAGDQVLAIGNPLGLDLSRTVTQGIVSAVDRSISVPTSAGEWEMNVIQTDAAINPGNSGGALINTDGKVIGINSLKISQNGVEGLGFAIPSNEALPIVNQLIEKGKVERPYLGVSLADLAQIPDMYIENLPESVDSGTMVTYVDPNSAAAAAGLQEQDVIVEINDEKVGNASDLRRYMYTKLQTGDNVELKIYRDGKQQSLQVALSAASAE from the coding sequence ATGAACGAATTTGAACAGAGTTCGCGGTACCAGGAACCGGTGCCGGTCAAAAAAACAAATAAATTCAAAAGCATAATGTCCACTGTTATGGCTGGGGTAGTCGGTTCGGCGATAACACTAGCAGCGGTGAATTTTACAGAAGCAGACGCAGGAAACCAGTTGCAGTCTCAAATAGAGTCAGTCACAGAAAATAATTCAAATATCGTCACGACACCAACCGCATCAAAGAGCTCTGGATCGATTGCTGATATCATAGAAGCTTCTTCGAAATCAATTGTCGGCATCACCAATATCCAATCGCAAAGTAATCCATTTTCCCAAAGCCAGGGCAATGTTGAGAGCGGGTCTGGTTCTGGTGTTATTTTTAAGAAAGAAGGCCAAGACGCTTTCATCGTCACTAACAATCATGTCATTGAAGGTGCTTCAAAGGTTGAGGTTTCCCTTTACAATGGAGAGAAGGTTGATGCGGAAGTTGTAGGAGCAGACGCATTGACTGATTTAGCGGTTGTCAAAATTGATGCAGCCCATGCAGCAGATGTCATCGAATTTGGTGATTCATCTGTATTAAGGGCTGGCGATCAGGTGCTGGCCATCGGCAATCCGCTTGGCCTCGATCTATCGCGGACTGTGACTCAGGGAATCGTTAGTGCGGTTGATCGTTCTATCTCTGTGCCAACCTCTGCAGGGGAATGGGAAATGAACGTTATCCAGACGGACGCTGCCATCAATCCAGGCAACAGCGGCGGGGCGTTAATTAATACAGACGGTAAAGTGATCGGAATCAACAGCTTGAAAATATCGCAAAATGGCGTTGAGGGACTTGGGTTTGCGATTCCAAGCAATGAAGCTCTGCCAATCGTCAACCAGCTGATTGAAAAAGGGAAAGTGGAACGTCCTTATTTGGGTGTAAGCCTTGCTGATTTGGCGCAAATTCCGGATATGTACATCGAAAACCTGCCAGAAAGCGTCGATTCAGGAACGATGGTGACCTATGTCGACCCTAATTCCGCGGCTGCTGCTGCAGGACTCCAGGAACAGGATGTCATCGTCGAGATCAATGATGAAAAAGTAGGGAATGCAAGTGATCTAAGAAGATATATGTATACGAAACTTCAAACTGGCGACAATGTCGAGTTGAAAATATATCGTGACGGCAAGCAGCAATCCTTGCAGGTAGCATTGTCTGCTGCAAGTGCTGAATAA
- a CDS encoding peptidylprolyl isomerase, with the protein MISFMKNNKLLMIFAVIFLGILLIFATAFSKTETAASIDGEKITKDELNTKLTEMYGADILDSLITNKVIEMEASKEKVKVTGNEIDEELTKLQESYGGEEAFASALEQNQVSMDRIREDIEIYLLAEKMIGPSIDVTEEEMKTYFDENKDSFDQKEQVKASHILVEDEATAKKVKEELDNGKDFAELAKEYSTDTSNADNGGDLGYFGKGEMAEEFENAAFGLEVNAISEPVKTEFGFHIIKLIDKKAAKAAKFDDQKEEIKELLFDQKIQAEYPNWLEEKKAEYEIKSYL; encoded by the coding sequence ATGATTTCTTTTATGAAAAATAATAAACTATTAATGATATTTGCAGTGATTTTCTTAGGGATTCTCCTGATCTTTGCGACAGCTTTTTCAAAAACAGAAACTGCAGCAAGCATCGATGGAGAGAAAATCACGAAGGATGAATTGAACACGAAATTAACCGAAATGTATGGGGCAGATATATTGGACTCCTTAATCACAAACAAAGTGATTGAAATGGAAGCTTCAAAAGAAAAGGTAAAAGTGACCGGGAATGAGATAGATGAAGAGCTTACAAAATTGCAAGAATCATATGGCGGTGAAGAAGCATTTGCTTCGGCACTTGAGCAAAACCAGGTATCAATGGACAGAATCAGGGAGGACATCGAAATATATCTGCTCGCGGAAAAAATGATTGGCCCTTCTATCGATGTGACTGAAGAGGAAATGAAGACATACTTCGATGAAAATAAAGATTCTTTTGACCAAAAGGAACAGGTGAAGGCCAGCCATATATTGGTGGAAGACGAGGCAACGGCCAAGAAGGTCAAGGAAGAGCTTGATAATGGAAAAGACTTTGCCGAATTGGCAAAAGAATATTCAACAGACACAAGCAATGCAGATAACGGCGGAGATCTTGGGTATTTTGGAAAAGGAGAAATGGCTGAGGAATTCGAGAATGCAGCGTTTGGCTTGGAAGTGAATGCAATCAGTGAGCCGGTCAAAACAGAATTCGGTTTCCATATCATTAAACTTATTGATAAAAAAGCAGCTAAGGCTGCAAAGTTTGATGACCAGAAGGAAGAAATTAAGGAATTGTTATTCGATCAGAAAATCCAGGCCGAATACCCAAACTGGCTGGAGGAGAAAAAAGCAGAATATGAAATTAAAAGTTATCTATAG